The following is a genomic window from Lycorma delicatula isolate Av1 chromosome 6, ASM4794821v1, whole genome shotgun sequence.
ttatatatatatatatatatatatatatatatatatatataatatataaacgtgGGTATTTCTAATGGATTACTCTGGGCTAAGAGTAAACAAATGCTAATTAAAGCTTTTACTAAAACTAGTATATATGATATATACtcataataataacagttaacgTCATacgtttatcaaataattatttttttttatttgtactatgCCATGTTTAATAAGTCCATGTGGATTctgttagtataataataattatttgatctaTTTACGTAGGGGGCACACGAGCGAGcataacttttaacaataaactaAGAAATTAGGTTCTTTacgggttttttcttttttttaaaaataacggtGAACTCATGATCTGTAGTCAAATcttattaatacacacacacatatatttattttattttatatatatatatatatatatatatacatacatacgaaaAGGACCGCATAGACAACGTTTATTATGGTGGACAGGCTttatatacacacgcgcgcgcttaatatacacagagagagagagagagtgtgtataGTATTGTAATTAGCCGGTTGAATTGTGAGGGGTTGGATTATTTGCGGGGGGGGAGAGATATTTTTACgacatttttatgatttacatgtGCCGTAGATTCGTGACCTTGTAATTTAACACACGTGCCTGTAGTAAAGGCCTTTCTTTTCAGTGTTATGTATGTGACGTAAGCTCATAAAGTTTATTGCGGTGCTGCTTGCTGTCTGTAATATATCCCCTTTGTTAAACCCATTTACTATTCATGCagtatttcatttgtattttgtaataagtcttgctattaaattttaatatttattatcaaaatgcaTAATTTATCTACCCgtgtatttattttgaataaggtTAGTGAAATGAAAGTGTATTAACCCTATATTAGAATCGATCTATATTAACAAACTAGATTTGTGTAGTTTTATCAGTCTTAACCCCTCACGAGTTACTCGTTAGACAGCTAGCTATTTACTCCTATTTTTAGGAATAAAGGCTTTACAAATTTAGGAAAggctttaatttgtatttattcatcACTCATAAATAGCccagaaatctattaaaaatatccataaaaCCGCATAATACTTCCTCAAAGATACTGTTATAACGCAAAAAAATAGTAGTTTGCTTCTCCGTATTTCTACTTTGAGGAAGAATCTTATGcgattacattgtttttttaatggattttattgaAAACTTCTATAAAATTGTTCACCATCGGTTTATTTCACCTAGCGATCGCGGAATACATGATCTCCAGAATTTCTCCtacgattaatttttatcatgtcCTACTTATTCGAgtcgtgttttttgttttttcaaaataatttttttgaaattatttatacgtatgtatttaaaaatttttacctaAATACATTGTTgtaaaatagagtaaaataatttatttcaaccgATCGGTTTTTGGCAGAGCAACAACACATTTATAGAGGACACGACACGTTGATTACTCGGCGCATGCGCTGTAAGTACTGTTGTGTTGTATTTATGTCTCTGTAGGTCGATTCGTATCGTTATATTACAACCGCATACGTACTTTATGTCGATCTGTACTTCGACGTTTTGACGTAAAACAGCTAAGAGAGCAGCGCAATCCGTGTTCGTTTTTACGTAGTTAATATATTCAACATCAGTACACAGTTCATTTCGAAAGGAGTTTATTCATCTTTCTCTCTTTTTGTTGTACAAACGTTTATTGTCtaaagtttttaaagtaattttgttaatatttctttaatatggTGAGTAGATTTTATGAATGTATCcttttttatgattacatttaattCAGATACCGATATCaatttttactccttttttattgttataaattattcatgCTTCTTACACGTGCATAAAATATGTTCAATTATTCCCTGtcagctaataaaataaaagttttcctttTCGATTACATACgttaaatcataaaaagtttaattaactttttaatcagctttatatataataactgccgcacaaaaatagcttttttttacatattgcttGTATTTCTATTGAGTATAAAACGtatagaaatgtaattttattcttgttgCGGAACCTTTGATTATTACTGTCAGAAtgcattttattaatcaaatctgtaatgttttattattactttgtgttttaataatttttattcttaccgTTCGCATACATTAGCGGGTGTGATTTTCGTAACAGGTGTTATCACTGAGAATCCGATTTTTGGAATTTCTTGCGGTTAGAATCGCCCTATTCTATCGTAACACTTCCTCCCGTCGTAACTGTTTCAAAAATTATGTGGTAATACTATGTATTACTATTACATACTATGAAGTATCGAGtctttaacattaaaatgtaatgaaaagaaaattttttgtttccGATAGCTTACAGATTTAACCTCTATGCTGTAAAATCCTACttgtaaaagttatattttttcaatattagaatCTGCATTATTTTCTAGCACCGTTTTtgttatatatctttaataatattaatattcgaaatttttttttataattgccgTATGTTTTAGAGCGTTCTCTCTAATTTTTAAGCGGTGTTTCACATATCACTGTCTCTTCTTCGTAACCACCTCTccggttatttatattttattattttctaagagtgtatcatataataaattgttttattttattaagcgttttatattttaactggaTTAATGTATTTTCTGTACCTCGCCTATTGTTTCAAATGTAATCAGTTCGTATGTTATTGCTCTAAATCGCTactaattttctttcaattattttttacattgtttatgaCAGTGAAAATATATTGACCCTTCTGTTATAGATTTAACGAATGATAGTGAAATAATCCCAGTTTAGTAATACAACtggcccaccgggttggtctagtggtgaacgcgccttcccaaatcagctgatttggtagtcgagagttccagcgttcaagtcctagtaaagccagttatttttacacggacttgaatactagatcgtggataccggtgttctttggtggtggttgggtttcaattaaccacacatttcagaaatggtcgaactgagaatgtacaagactacttactactacacttcatttacacacatatcatcctcattcatcctctgaagtattatctgaacagtagttactggaggctaaacaggaaaagaaaaagtaatacaactggaatataaatcaatatagttatatttattattattattattattagacttaaaaaagttacttttacgttgtaataaatttttgactataaaggtattataaatttatttgatagtattgtgttattctttaaaactgagtttttaattaaattttattcggaTCAATTAAGGcgtattcagaaaaaaatataaactaaattcatGAATTCGATGaatgtaatactttaatttaacCTATAAACATATTCATACTATTTTATCTACATTAGAAATGTAAATGCTGACTAAAGATAGTGGAACGGATTGCAACAATATTCGAAACTTATTGTTGCTAGAAGGGAAAGTTTACATCGCCGAATAATATTGAGCGAAGAAAGATAAATCGGGAAAAATTTAgctgacaaaaaaattgtattctacaTAATTTGGACGGATTGTTTGGCTATAGCTGAAATTGATTGTAATTATAAACGAAGTCTTGTGCGACTGTAAAAAAATCGCCATGGTAGTTTGAGGGACGCATTAATAAGATTAAAGTAgaattaggtaaaaaaatatgattgaagtttgtggaagataaaaatgatggaAGGAAAcacttttacatttaattatttacattttactaatttgttgtatgcttatattatttataaatcgatttttcatttttagatattactttttgtttgtagAATGAATGttatttactgattaaattttaattaatcgccTCTTATATTGCACTTGCTTTcccataatatttattattttttttttttttgtgtgtgtttgtcaCTTACTTAAAACAATATTGTATTATGATGTATTTTGCTGATGATTGTCCTTATTTTGTGATTGCAGAGAGTCCCTGCTACATTGCCTGTTACTCCAATGGCCCCTCTTCCCTTAGGGGATGGTAAGAAGCAACAGTGTAATGGTGGCTCTCCTCCACCTCCACCTCCTGTGCAGCAGCCTCCTGCTAAGCGTACTCcaaaagatttcatttttggCAAAATTATTGGAGAAGGGAGCTTTTCAACCGTAAGTGCACGATTAtgtggaatattttatttgatattgagCAGATTCTATGTAGGTGTATTATTTGTCGAAAATATtgctaactttatttattttttttgaggattttttttattgtcttttgttTCACAGCACACGCTTCAGTGGGTGACAAGTCCTTAAAAGTTgtaaaagtatagaaaaataattcttcatttggtcaaaaatatttgacaatataatttttaaaatttttattaattaaagaaatctgggaataaatatttaattaataaaattatctatattctGCTGCTAtgatgtgtttaaataaattatttattcctttttatgaaaatatagaaaaaaatctgctgtggacatcacatgatttccatatacgcctgttaaattacatatacatatgtttttaaaattaaaaatacataacattttatttcactaataactacagatttcttttttcatatttttttattgttattgttgaattatttgtaaaaaaaatccaaaatcaaaattttatgcattttgggcttttttggacacttggttcagtcgattgcaatcaaaaggggagttgcacaactagatactacaatagtcgtaaatccaaaatttcaacatcctatggctaataatttttgagttttgcgagatagtACATGCAGAGATCATGCCAAAAccagtcaaaatagattcagggatgatcaaaatggatattttcgttgaaatcagaaaacctcaatttttcacgatcacagtactttacttcgtacaaggaagtaaaaaccatatgtaaaatttggtaattaaaaatgttatatttcaatttcctattacttccttgtacgaagtaaaggaagaattgtgatgtgaaaaatttcggtttccatatttcaatggaaatatctattttgattttccctgaatccattttgactactttcagcgtgacatctgtaagtatgtatgtatatatcttaactcaaaaacgattagctgtggatgtcgaaattttggattcaggattgttgtaacatctagttgtgcacctccccttttgattgaaatcaactgaaccaaaagtgtccaaaaaagcccaaaatccaaaaaaatttggattttggacttgtGTATCACAAGTATGATGTATCAcgtatgtggtacttattttcattggttccagagttataaacaaataacattttaatgaatgaaatacttggaacttagaaggggaaggcacacgggttcgaatcaaacttcatcgccttttttctttttaaaaaatttttttttaatttaaatatattgctttattaataattattaacctgattgcaactatttttttagaataattcaataataactaaaaaaacaattgaagaagtatcaaatgttattattgaaataaaattttatgtaattttaatttaaaaaaaaaaaaatgtgtatatgtaatgtaataagcgtacaaggaatgTGGTGtccttatcagattttttttattgtggtagaTAAAATACATGTTGTTTGTTGGGTTAGTTAGGTggtctacattatttttttgtttacaaatttatattttttatcacgtTGTTACTGATAACAGATAAAGGAAACCAAATTTTTCTTAAgtgctgtaaattttattttactggaaatttttaattataagctaGCAGCTGTCATGATttgtataatgaaatttgttgttTTGTTAAAGTCCTAAAATTGTGGTATTTGTTTCAGGTATATCTAGCCAAAGATGTTCACAGCAGCAAGGAATATGCaagtatgttttaataatttgtttattatacattACATGTAAGCCTAATTATTATACATAGATGtaataaacatttgaaatgaCATCGAGCAGGGTCTGTTGTACGTACCCTATTACCATTACTAAATGTAATAtggaaaaatgtagtttaaaaaataatttaaatataactgtttaatattacataattaagaaGTGCATTGATCagtttcttttcattaatttaaaattgaatttttaatgcaaatttaaaatcAAGAAGAAATGTTAGATGTCGTATTGAGTTGCCAGAGCTGAAATTTATAGCTGTCAATTGGTTACTGTTATTCTTATTCATACATCAGAGAGGTAAATTTTGATTGTGGAagcttttacaattaattatttggattatttaagatacataataaatgtactgtgaaattAGGTAGGTGCTGATTTCCGGACTAGCATGAtggtgtaacattttttttaattcagtggttatgtttcatctgaaaaattaaaggaGTGCAGTGTCTGATGAAATGAATGTGacttaaaatgtatttgaaaaattgGCTTTATTACTTTCATGATGAGGTttggttaaatttaattgttagagTTAACTGACATTGCCATTTTGTTTACTAAAGCAATCTAAATTTAAGATAGTAacagtttcttttcttttgttgcagTTAAGGTGTGTGATAAAAGACATATTATCAAAGAGAGGAAGACAGAAAATGTTAAACGTGAAAAAGAAGTATTAAACATGCTGAGTAATGCCGGTGCTCCATTTTTTGTGAAATTGTATTGCACTTTCCAAGATGCTGAAAGATTGTATTTTGTGTTATCCTATGCAAAACATGGTGAATTGTTGCCTCATATTAATAAAGTCGGTTCATTGGATGTCGCCAGTGCACGTTTCTATGCGGGTGAAATTCTACTTGCGCTGGAACATCTTCATCGGTTGAATATCATTCACCGTGACCTTaaaccagaaaatattttacttgatgaaaatatGCATGTTCTTATTACTGATTTTGGATctgcaaaaattataaacagcaaCGCTGATGATTcaggtatattatatttttttattattatattacattagtatgataatataaatttattatcttagtcATTTTTGTGGCacagtaaaacttatttttctggtTACATAGAATACAATCTTATTGTGCAGATTCTTGTTAAGAGCAGAGTACAACATAAAACTGTGTTCATGAGTCACTTCTTTTGCTGCAAATTTATTTTGGGTGATTTCAGGAAATCATTCAGATTGTGTTCAACAATTTTTGCTTTCAGAAAttcaacagttttaaaattatttttaaaagttctgatGATGTTCCATATGATTTGAAACACcgatgtattttatgtaaataacactTGTAAAAATCCAACAACGTAATGAagattacatattttcttttaataaagtaagataggaccaaatatatgtatattttgaaataagatttaCTTTTGTAATTGTAGCCCTTTTATAAAGGGTTCACTTCTGAGGAAACACCGCctataatttatgaagaaaaaaacaaatagtatatataataagtgTATGATTGTTGAAAAAGATAAAgcttactgtatatttttatctgCCTAATTAGTTAAGATAAAAGTAGTCAACAGCTTATATTCTGATTTCAAAATAATGGCCATTACACTGTCAAACTCTTGGGCAAGGCTGTCTTTCTAGTGCTGCCTCAATTTTATGTTACATCTGTCGGTGGTAGCATGAGATAGGTCAATCCAGCTTTAAGAATCAATGACCTCACTtgcacaatataaatttttttttttttttaaaagatttttgtatgttgagttattattgtatatacgaggtcatattgaaataaataatttcattaaatttatagaaatggttttttgtcatattttgatgagtgaaaaatgatttacttgttatctaaaaacaagttattaaaatgaaaatattgtatgtTTACTTTTATGAAACATCAGGTTTAACTTTTCTATGCATCATGTAAACTAATCAGCATTGTAAATTGTAACGATTGAACGaatgtattgttatttataaatttttttacaaatttgttttgttgCTAACAGTAATAATCACTATTCACCGTAACCTTCTTTTTCTGACTATTCAAAGATTCTATTTGTGTCTAGcatctaaattattttgtatgttattttttatgtattatacatgtataatattttgtatcagatttttataaaatccagCAGAATAATGTACTTCTTCTTTCTGATCAgctcttttcattttcatttacatttacatttcatGCTCTTTCCTCACTACCTTTaatcagttctctttattccgttgtcattttatttattattttctgacaCCATAGAGGTAATCCTAATAAAAAGATGCAGTTAGTTAATTGTTGTCCTATAAGGAATCAACTAAATTGTTTAATcagttgtatttcttttatggTTTGTTTtagaaggagaagaagaagatagattgagagaaaggaaaaatagttttgttgGCACAGCACAGTATGTATCACCAGAATTATTGGTTGACAAGAAAACATCTCCGAGTTCAGATTTATGGGCTCTTGGTTGCATCATTTATCAAATGATTTCAGGCTTACCACCATTTCGTTCCAGGTAAGGATTATTATTTTCgcgttatgaaattttttaagctAAGGCTATTTTTACTCAttcattttttctcagtttttcattttcttgtttttaatacttGATTAGGTAAAAtatgattgtataaaaataaatagatagaatTTCTATCATTTATATTTGGATTTgacacttattattaatttttttaatttatttttaattataagtaaagcAGAGATATATtaccattcttaaattaaaagaataagattttttattgatttttgcgCAGATATAATATTGAAACTGTGACATTTTGATGTCATAATATGATAGTTTTATATGAAGGAATGATTACATCTCTTAGTCGAAAGGTCCATGATCTTGAAAACATTTTGGAGGGAACGTAAAAGTAATGTTTTCCCTCAGGGAAACTTCTTGgaagttaaacaaatttattagtataaGTAATGTGTCGATAGCATAAACTGGCAAACTGATAAACTTAGTAGTGTTACTGgaacatagttaaataaataatttcttaaatattaactgTACCAATTTTTCtgcaaaagattatttttgttagacaatcattaaacatatataaaaaataccaaaatgattaaaatgtatGTAGACAAGTTTCTGattcaaatttgtttgattttttttattaaaatttgtatttacattactTGGAAATGTAGATGGTGAACTGTTGaattaaaagtagaatatatattaagtaagtaatatatatatatattaagtagaatatatattaatgggctactttattagaattttctttatttttattgcaggAGTGAGTTTATTATTTTCCAGAAGATATCAAAACTTGAGTATGAATTTCCAGATGGTTTTTGCCCAAGTGCTCGAGATCTTGTtgaaaaattgttggtaagttttttatccattttaattgTTACCATGTTActtgttattttgattattatgtgATGAATATTTCTGCAAgcatataacttaaaaatgtagTTTGATCACCTTCAAAATTCCTTGTTCATAGCACTTTTTATGTTTAACCTAATTCTAAttagtagaaatttattttgattgaatttaCACTCATATATTATCAAGGAACAGTTTGCAGGATTCAGCAAAGTTATATTATAAGGgtcatttaaatcatttgtatGTTAAAAACTCAGGAAAAATAAACATGTGTGATGAAGGGGTTACTTCATTCAGTCAAAAAATTAGttctgttagttttttttttattgaaaccgAGTTTGTTGATTATAATAaggtagaaaaacatttttataaaaaaatatgtttggttattttttaatgtaaaattcagcttttaatttgtaaagaaaaattctaattgtgtttctttttgttttatcttgTAGGTCTTAGAACCATCACAGAGGCTGGGTGCTAATGATAAAAACGGGTACCCTTCTATAAGAGCACATCCGTTTTTCCAAGGTATTGAATTTGAAACCCTTCATCAGAGTACTCCGCCTCCAATATATCCGTACATTCCTGGTGATTCAGACAATCAGGTACCAGATCATCTAGAACCAGGTCTTGACGATAGACAGTTATCACGCTTATTAGGATTAGAATTGCAAGTTCCTGTTAACAATGAAAGACCGCGTAGGCGCAACATTGCTGATTTAACTCAGAGCGAGATCAGTCACCAACTTGAAGTGCAAAGGGCGAATAACCGCTGGCACGGTATCGCCGAAGGCAATCTCATATTGAAGCAAGGACTTGTTGATAAAAGAAAGGTAtgagtttgatttattttatgtatttgcaaattattttatgtaaatacagaTGAGGCAATATTACTCAAAAACAAGTAATGTTGATTTTTATCTTGTGAATTATGTAAATATACTATGTATTATTCATCATATTTAACCTGATGCAGTATTATCATTTGCAAccttgcaaaaattttttttattttattgttgtgtgtgttatgtatgtatatatatatattatacacacaaTAT
Proteins encoded in this region:
- the Pdk1 gene encoding phosphoinositide-dependent kinase 1 isoform X4; this encodes MRVPATLPVTPMAPLPLGDGKKQQCNGGSPPPPPPVQQPPAKRTPKDFIFGKIIGEGSFSTVYLAKDVHSSKEYAIKVCDKRHIIKERKTENVKREKEVLNMLSNAGAPFFVKLYCTFQDAERLYFVLSYAKHGELLPHINKVGSLDVASARFYAGEILLALEHLHRLNIIHRDLKPENILLDENMHVLITDFGSAKIINSNADDSEGEEEDRLRERKNSFVGTAQYVSPELLVDKKTSPSSDLWALGCIIYQMISGLPPFRSRSEFIIFQKISKLEYEFPDGFCPSARDLVEKLLVLEPSQRLGANDKNGYPSIRAHPFFQGIEFETLHQSTPPPIYPYIPGDSDNQVPDHLEPGLDDRQLSRLLGLELQVPVNNERPRRRNIADLTQSEISHQLEVQRANNRWHGIAEGNLILKQGLVDKRKGLFQRRRMLLLTLGPHLYYADPVNMVLKGEIPWSSELTVEAKNFKIFFVHTPNRTYYLEDPEGYALEWCKAINDVRYHIYGQNT
- the Pdk1 gene encoding phosphoinositide-dependent kinase 1 isoform X3, with product MARVPATLPVTPMAPLPLGDGKKQQCNGGSPPPPPPVQQPPAKRTPKDFIFGKIIGEGSFSTVYLAKDVHSSKEYAIKVCDKRHIIKERKTENVKREKEVLNMLSNAGAPFFVKLYCTFQDAERLYFVLSYAKHGELLPHINKVGSLDVASARFYAGEILLALEHLHRLNIIHRDLKPENILLDENMHVLITDFGSAKIINSNADDSEGEEEDRLRERKNSFVGTAQYVSPELLVDKKTSPSSDLWALGCIIYQMISGLPPFRSRSEFIIFQKISKLEYEFPDGFCPSARDLVEKLLVLEPSQRLGANDKNGYPSIRAHPFFQGIEFETLHQSTPPPIYPYIPGDSDNQVPDHLEPGLDDRQLSRLLGLELQVPVNNERPRRRNIADLTQSEISHQLEVQRANNRWHGIAEGNLILKQGLVDKRKGLFQRRRMLLLTLGPHLYYADPVNMVLKGEIPWSSELTVEAKNFKIFFVHTPNRTYYLEDPEGYALEWCKAINDVRYHIYGQNT
- the Pdk1 gene encoding phosphoinositide-dependent kinase 1 isoform X1 translates to MENINRKNWLLRNGGVVVTTAFNLINKLKPRQKPSKMKRVPATLPVTPMAPLPLGDGKKQQCNGGSPPPPPPVQQPPAKRTPKDFIFGKIIGEGSFSTVYLAKDVHSSKEYAIKVCDKRHIIKERKTENVKREKEVLNMLSNAGAPFFVKLYCTFQDAERLYFVLSYAKHGELLPHINKVGSLDVASARFYAGEILLALEHLHRLNIIHRDLKPENILLDENMHVLITDFGSAKIINSNADDSEGEEEDRLRERKNSFVGTAQYVSPELLVDKKTSPSSDLWALGCIIYQMISGLPPFRSRSEFIIFQKISKLEYEFPDGFCPSARDLVEKLLVLEPSQRLGANDKNGYPSIRAHPFFQGIEFETLHQSTPPPIYPYIPGDSDNQVPDHLEPGLDDRQLSRLLGLELQVPVNNERPRRRNIADLTQSEISHQLEVQRANNRWHGIAEGNLILKQGLVDKRKGLFQRRRMLLLTLGPHLYYADPVNMVLKGEIPWSSELTVEAKNFKIFFVHTPNRTYYLEDPEGYALEWCKAINDVRYHIYGQNT
- the Pdk1 gene encoding phosphoinositide-dependent kinase 1 isoform X5, which codes for MAPLPLGDGKKQQCNGGSPPPPPPVQQPPAKRTPKDFIFGKIIGEGSFSTVYLAKDVHSSKEYAIKVCDKRHIIKERKTENVKREKEVLNMLSNAGAPFFVKLYCTFQDAERLYFVLSYAKHGELLPHINKVGSLDVASARFYAGEILLALEHLHRLNIIHRDLKPENILLDENMHVLITDFGSAKIINSNADDSEGEEEDRLRERKNSFVGTAQYVSPELLVDKKTSPSSDLWALGCIIYQMISGLPPFRSRSEFIIFQKISKLEYEFPDGFCPSARDLVEKLLVLEPSQRLGANDKNGYPSIRAHPFFQGIEFETLHQSTPPPIYPYIPGDSDNQVPDHLEPGLDDRQLSRLLGLELQVPVNNERPRRRNIADLTQSEISHQLEVQRANNRWHGIAEGNLILKQGLVDKRKGLFQRRRMLLLTLGPHLYYADPVNMVLKGEIPWSSELTVEAKNFKIFFVHTPNRTYYLEDPEGYALEWCKAINDVRYHIYGQNT
- the Pdk1 gene encoding phosphoinositide-dependent kinase 1 isoform X2, which translates into the protein MNDSSCQVRVPATLPVTPMAPLPLGDGKKQQCNGGSPPPPPPVQQPPAKRTPKDFIFGKIIGEGSFSTVYLAKDVHSSKEYAIKVCDKRHIIKERKTENVKREKEVLNMLSNAGAPFFVKLYCTFQDAERLYFVLSYAKHGELLPHINKVGSLDVASARFYAGEILLALEHLHRLNIIHRDLKPENILLDENMHVLITDFGSAKIINSNADDSEGEEEDRLRERKNSFVGTAQYVSPELLVDKKTSPSSDLWALGCIIYQMISGLPPFRSRSEFIIFQKISKLEYEFPDGFCPSARDLVEKLLVLEPSQRLGANDKNGYPSIRAHPFFQGIEFETLHQSTPPPIYPYIPGDSDNQVPDHLEPGLDDRQLSRLLGLELQVPVNNERPRRRNIADLTQSEISHQLEVQRANNRWHGIAEGNLILKQGLVDKRKGLFQRRRMLLLTLGPHLYYADPVNMVLKGEIPWSSELTVEAKNFKIFFVHTPNRTYYLEDPEGYALEWCKAINDVRYHIYGQNT